In Primulina eburnea isolate SZY01 chromosome 5, ASM2296580v1, whole genome shotgun sequence, a single window of DNA contains:
- the LOC140832753 gene encoding casein kinase II subunit alpha-2-like, with protein MLQARVYADVNLHRPRDYWDYESLTVQWGDQDDYEVVRKVGRGKYSEVFEGINVTNKERCIIKILKPVKKKKIKRETKILQNLCGGPNIVKLLDIVRDQHSKTPSLVFEYVNSTDFKVLYPTLTDYDIRYYIYELLKALDYCHSQGIMHRDVKPHNVMIDHELRKLRLIDWGLAEFYHPAKEYNVRVASRYFKGPELLVDLQDYDYSLDMWSLGCMFAGMIFRKEPFFYGHDNRDQLVKIARVLGTDELNAYLNKYRLELDSQLEALVGRHSRKPWTRFVNSDNQHLVSPEAIDFLDKLLRYDHQDRLTAKEAMAHPYFAQVRAAENSRMRLQ; from the exons ATGTTGCAAGCTCGCGTTTACGCTGACGTCAACCTTCATCGACCGCGAGACTATTGGGATTACGAGTCGCTCACCGTTCAATGGGG TGATCAAGATGACTATGAAGTTGTTCGGAAGGTGGGAAGGGGGAAATACAGCGAAGTTTTTGAAGGTATAAATGTCACAAACAAAGAAAGGTGCATTATCAAAATTCTCAAACCAGTCAAAAAGAAGAAG ATAAAAAGGGAAACAAAGATTCTTCAAAATTTGTGTGGAGGTCCCAATATTGTGAAGCTGCTAGATATAGTGAGAGATCAGCACTCAAAAACCCCTAGTTTGGTTTTTGAATATGTGAACAGCACTGATTTTAAAGTTTTGTACCCAACATTGACAGACTATGATATACGATACTACATATATGAGCTTCTAAAG GCATTAGATTACTGTCATTCTCAGGGGATTATGCATAGAGATGTCAAGCCTCACAACGTTATGATTGATCATGAATTGCGAAAACTTCGTCTGATTGATTGGGGGCTTGCCGAATTTTATCACCCTGCCAAAGAATACAACGTTCGAGTGGCTTCAAG GTACTTTAAGGGGCCTGAACTACTTGTGGATTTGCAAGACTATGATTATTCTCTAGACATGTGGAGCCTTGGATGCATGTTCGCTGGAATG ATTTTTCGGAAGGAACCATTCTTCTATGGTCATGATAATCGCGATCAGCTTGTCAAAATAGCCAGG GTCCTTGGAACAGATGAGTTAAACGCATATTTGAATAAATATCGTCTTGAACTGGATTCTCAGCTTGAAGCTCTTGTTGGAAG GCACAGTAGAAAACCCTGGACTAGATTTGTTAATTCAGACAATCAGCATCTGGTTTCACCGGAG GCCATTGATTTTCTTGATAAGCTCCTCCGATATGATCATCAAGACAGGCTTACGGCCAAAGAAGCAATG GCTCATCCATACTTTGCCCAAGTGAGAGCTGCTGAAAATAGTAGGATGCGACTACAGTAG
- the LOC140832754 gene encoding transcription elongation factor SPT4 homolog 1-like: protein MANQGGVVAAQIPTSFGHELRACLRCRLVKTYDQFRESGCENCPFFQMEDDHERVVDCTTPNFTGIISVMDPARSWAARWLRIGKFVPGCYTLAVSEALPHDLQNICEDERVPYVPPKRV, encoded by the exons ATGGCTAATCAAGGGGGAGTAGTGGCTGCACAGATACCCACAAGCTTTGGACATGAGCTTCGAGCTTGTCTTCGCTGCCGTCTTGTGAAGACGTATGACCAG TTTCGAGAATCAGGGTGCGAGAACTGCCCCTTCTTTCAAATGGAGGATGACCATGAGCGGGTTGTTGACTGCACCACCCCCAATTTCACCGG GATAATCTCAGTCATGGACCCAGCTAGGAGTTGGGCTGCTCGGTGGCTCCGCATTG GAAAATTTGTTCCTGGTTGTTACACACTAGCAGTTTCTGAAGCACTGCCTCACGACCTGCAG AATATTTGTGAAGACGAGCGTGTGCCATATGTTCCTCCAAAACGAGTATAA